The Arvicanthis niloticus isolate mArvNil1 chromosome 2, mArvNil1.pat.X, whole genome shotgun sequence genome includes a window with the following:
- the Lama5 gene encoding laminin subunit alpha-5: MAKRGGQLCAGSARGARGPRSPAPLPLLLLAGLALVGEARTPGGDGFSLHPPYFNLAEGARITASATCGEEAPTRSASRPTEDLYCKLVGGPVAGGDPNQTIQGQYCDICTAANSNKAHPVSNAIDGTERWWQSPPLSRGLEYNEVNVTLDLGQVFHVAYVLIKFANSPRPDLWVLERSTDFGHTYQPWQFFASSKRDCLERFGPRTLERITQDDDVICTTEYSRIVPLENGEIVVSLVNGRPGAMNFSYSPLLRDFTKATNIRLRFLRTNTLLGHLMGKALRDPTVTRRYYYSIKDISIGGRCVCHGHADVCDAKDPSDPFRLQCACQHNTCGGSCDRCCPGFNQQPWKPATTDSANECQSCNCHGHAYDCYYDPEVDRRNASQNQDNVYQGGGVCLDCQHHTTGINCERCLPGFYRAPGQPLDSPHVCRPCDCESDFTDGTCEDMTGRCYCRPNFTGEQCAACAEGYVDFPHCYPLPSFPHNDTGEQVLPAGQIVNCDCNAGGTQGNACRKDPRLGRCVCKPNFRGSHCELCAPGFYGPSCHSCQCSSPGVANGLCDPESGQCTCRTGFEGDRCDHCALGYFHFPLCQLCGCSPAGTLPEGCDEAGRCQCRPGFDGPHCDRCLPGYHGYPDCHACACDPQGALDQQCGMGGLCHCRPGYTGATCQECSPGFYGFPSCIPCHCSADGSLHTACDPTTGQCRCRPRVTGLRCDMCVPGAYNFPYCEAGSCHPAGLAPANPALPEAQAPCTCRAHVEGPSCDRCKPGYWGLSSSNPEGCTRCSCDPRGTLGGVTECQGNGQCFCKAHVCGRTCAACKDGFFGLDHADYFGCRSCRCDVGGALGQGCEPKTGACLCRPNTQGPTCSEPAKDHYLPDLHHMRLELEEAATPEGHAVRFGFNPLEFENFSWRGYAHMTAIQPRIVARLNVTSPDLFRLVFRYVNRGSTSVNGQVTVREEGKLSSCTNCSEQSQPVAFPPSTEPTFVTVPQRGFGEPFVLNPGIWALLVEAEGVLLDYVVLLPSTYYEAALLQHRVTEACTYRPSALHSTENCLLYAHLPLDGFPSAAGTEALCRHDNSLPRLCPTEQLSPSHPPLATCVGSDVDIQLEMAVPQPGRYALVVEYLSEDSHQEMGVSVHTPQRAPQQGMLNLHPCPYSSLCRSPARDTQHHLAVFYLDSEASIRLTAEQAHFFLHSVTLVPVEEFSTEFVEPRVFCVSSHGTFNPSSAACLASRFPRPPQPIILKDCQVLPLPPDLPLTQSQELAPGAPPAGPQPRPPTAVDPNAEPTLLRHPQGTVVFTTQVPTLGRYAFLLHSYQPVHPSFPVEVLINGGRIWQGHANASFCPHGYGCRILVLCEGQTMLDVTDNELTVTVRVPEGRWLWLDYVLVVPEDAYSSSYLQEEPLDKSYDFISHCATQGYHISPSSSSPFCRNAATSLSLFYNNGALPCGCHEVGAVSSTCEPFGGQCPCRGHVIGRDCSRCATGYWGFPNCRPCDCGARLCDELTGQCICPPRTVPPDCLVCQPQSFGCHPLVGCEECNCSGPGVQELTDPTCDMDSGQCRCRPNVAGRRCDTCAPGFYGYPSCRPCDCHEAGTMASVCDPLTGQCHCKENVQGSRCDQCRVGTFSLDAANPKGCTRCFCFGATERCGNSNHARHEFVDMEGWVLLSSDRQVVPHKHRPETELLHADLRLVADTFPELYWQAPPSYLGDRVSSYGGTLHYELHSETQRGDVFIPYESRPDVVLQGNQMSIAFLELAYPPPGQVHRGQLQLVEGNFRHLETHNPVSREELMMVLAGLEQLQIRALFSQTSSTVSLRRVVLEVASEAGRGPPASNVELCMCPANYRGDSCQECAPGYYRDTKGLFLGRCVPCQCHGHSDRCLPASGICVGCQHNTEGDQCERCRPGFVSSNPSDPASPCVSCPCPLAVPSNNFADGCILRNGRTQCLCRPGYAGASCERCAPGFFGNPLVLGSSCQPCDCSGNGDPNMIFSDCDPLTGACRGCLRHTTGPHCESCAPGFYGDALLPGNCTRCDCSPCGTETCDPRSGRCLCKAGVTGQRCDRCLEGHFGFEQCQGCRPCACGPTAEGSECHPQTGQCHCQPGTTGPQCLECAPGYWGLPEKGCRRCQCPRGHCDPHTGRCTCPPGLSGERCDTCSQQHQVPVPGRPGGHGIHCEVCDHCVVLLLDDLERAGALLPSIREQLQGINASSAAWARLHRLNASIADLKSKLRRPLGPRYPTAQQLQTLEEQSMNLQQDTERLGSQATGVQERADQLLDNTESTLGRAQKLLETVQAVNRALSELASHMGQGFPDNASAPSGEQLRWALAEVERLLWDMRTRDLGAPQAVAEAELTEAQRLMARVREQLTSLWEENQSLASRIQDQLAQYESGLMDLREALNQAVNTTRETEELNSRNQERLREALQWKQELSQDNATLRATLEAASLTLGHVSELLQGIDQAKKDLEHLAASLDGAWTPLLKRMQAFSPASSKVDLVEAAEAHAQKLNQLAIDLSGIILGINQDRFIQRAVEASNAYSSILQAVQAAEDAAGQALRQASRTWEMVVQRGLAAGARQLLANSSALVEAILGHQRTLGLAQGRLQAAGTQLHDVQAKKNQLAAQIREAQAMLAMNTSETSEKIVHAKAVAAEALNTATYVQSQLQDMQKNVERWQSRLGGLRGQDLSQVERDASSSVSTLEKTLPQLLAKLSRLENRGVHNASLALSDNIGRVRKLIAEARSAANKVKVSMKFSGRSGVRLRTPRDLADLAAYTSLKFYIQSPVPAPTPGENTGDRFVLYMGSRQATGDYMGVSLRNQKVHWVYRLGEAGPTTLSIDENIGEQFAAISIDRTLQFGHMSVTVEKQMVHEIKGDTVAPGREGLLNLHADDFVFYVGGYPSNFTPPEPLRFPGYLGCIEMDTLNEEVVSLYNFEQTFKLDTAVDKPCARSKATGDPWLTDGSYLDGSGFARISFEKQFSNTKRFDQELRLVSYNGIIFFLKQESQFLCLAVQEGTLVLFYDFGSGLKKADPLQPPQALTAASKAIQVFVLASPRKRVLVRVERATVFSIDQDSMLEMADAYYLGGVPPEQLPPSLRQLFPSGGSIRGCIKGIKALGKYVDLKRLNTTGISFGCTADLLVGRTMTFHGHGFLPLALLDVAPITAEVYSGFGFRGTQDNNLLYYRTSPDGPYQVSLREGHVTLHFMNREVQTQRVFADGSPHYVAFYSNATGVWLYVDDQLQPVKSHVRTSPMLQLQPEEPTRLLLGGLPMSGTFHNFSGCISNVFVQRLRGPQRVFDLQQNMGSVNVSTGCTPAQLIQTSRAMAQKVSRRSRQPSQDLACTTPWLLGTIQDAYQFGGPLPSYLQFVGISPSRRNRLHLSMLVRPQAASQGILLSAAPMSGHSPSLVLFLKHGRFVAQTEGPEPRLQVQSRQHSRAGQWHRVSVRWGLQQVQLVVDGSQTWSQKAPRHRAHRAERPQSYTLFVGGLPASSYSSKLAVSVGFSGCMKKLQLDKRPLRTPTRMVGVTPCVSGPLEDGLFFPGSDGVVTLELPEAKMPYVSLELEVRPLVAAGLIFHLGQTQATPSVQLQVLTEQVLLRANDGAGEFSTWVSYPKLCDGRWHRVAVIKGRNTLRLEVDTQSNHTTGHSPETLADSPALLHLGSVPKSSIARSETPAYRGCLRRLRVNGAPVNMTAARIQGAVGMSGCPSGTLALSKQRKELTQRQANPSVFP; encoded by the exons GCTGCAGTGTGCCTGCCAGCACAATACATGTGGAGGTTCTTGTGACCGATGCTGTCCAGGCTTCAACCAGCAGCCATGGAAGCCCGCCACCACGGACAGCGCCAACGAGTGCCAGT CCTGCAACTGCCATGGCCATGCCTACGACTGTTACTATGACCCTGAGGTGGACCGGCGCAATGCCAGCCAGAACCAGGACAACGTGTACCAGGGTGGAGGTGTCTGCCTCGATTGTCAG cATCACACCACGGGTATCAACTGTGAGCGCTGCCTGCCTGGTTTCTACCGTGCCCCAGGCCAGCCGCTGGACTCGCCTCACGTCTGTCGGC CGTGTGACTGTGAGTCAGACTTCACGGATGGGACTTGTGAAGACATGACGGGCCGCTGTTACTGCAGGCCGAACTTCACGGGAGAACAGTGTGCTGCCTGCGCTGAGGGCTACGTGGACTTCCCACACTGCTACC CTCTGCCTTCGTTTCCCCACAATGACACGGGAGAACAGGTGCTTCCCGCCGGACAGATCGTGA ACTGTGACTGCAATGCCGGAGGGACCCAGGGCAACGCCTGCCGGAAGGACCCAAGGTTGGGACGCTGTGTCTGCAAACCCAACTTCCGGGGCTCCCACTGTGAGCTCTGTGCTCCTGGATTCTACGGGCCTAGCTGCCACT caTGCCAGTGTTCCAGCCCCGGGGTCGCCAATGGCCTCTGTGACCCCGAGTCCGGCCAGTGCACGTGCCGCACCGGCTTTGAGGGGGACAGGTGTGACCACTGTGCCCTTGGCTACTTCCACTTCCCTCTCTGTCAGC TATGTGGCTGCAGCCCAGCAGGGACCCTGCCTGAAGGCTGTGATGAGGCTGGCCGTTGCCAGTGCCGACCTGGCTTTGACGGTCCTCACTGTGACCGCTGCCTTCCAGGCTACCATGGGTACCCCGACTGTCACG CTTGTGCCTGTGACCCTCAGGGGGCCCTGGATCAACAGTGTGGAATGGGCGGTTTGTGCCACTGCCGTCCTGGCTACACGGGTGCCACTTGTCAGGAATGTAGCCCCGGCTTCTATGGCTTTCCCAGCTGCATCC CATGCCACTGCTCTGCCGATGGCTCCTTGCATACAGCCTGTGACCCTACAACTGGCCAGTGCAGGTGCCGGCCCCGAGTGACAGGACTACGTTGTGATATGTGTGTGCCAGGGGCCTATAACTTCCCCTACTGTGAAG CTGGCTCTTGTCATCCTGCTGGTCTGGCCCCAGCCAATCCTGCCCTTCCTGAG GCACAGGCTCCCTGTACGTGCCGGGCTCACGTGGAGGGGCCAAGCTGTGACCGCTGTAAACCTGGGTACTGGGGACTGAGCTCCAGCAACCCTGAAGGCTGCACAC GCTGCAGCTGTGACCCACGAGGCACACTGGGTGGAGTTACTGAATGCCAG GGCAACGGGCAGTGTTTCTGCAAAGCTCATGTGTGTGGCAGGACCTGTGCGGCCTGCAAGGACGGCTTCTTTGGCCTAGATCATGCTGACTACTTTGGCTGCCGTA GCTGCAGGTGTGATGTTGGCGGTGCCCTGGGTCAGGGCTGTGAACCAAAGACAGGTGCATGCCTGTGCCGTCCTAACACCCAGGGCCCCACCTGCAGCGA GCCAGCGAAGGACCACTACTTGCCAGACCTGCATCACATGCGGCTAGAACTAGAGGAGGCGGCCACTCCCGAGGGCCATGCTGTACGCTTTGGCTTCAACCCCCTGGAGTTTGAGAACTTTAGCTGGAGAGGCTACGCACACATGACGGCTATCCAG CCCAGGATTGTGGCCAGGCTGAATGTGACCTCCCCTGACCTGTTTCGGCTGGTCTTCCGATACGTCAACCGTGGATCAACCAGTGTGAATGGGCAGGTCACTGTCCGTGAAGAGGGCAAGCTTTCTAGCTGTACCAACT GCTCAGAGCAGAGCCAGCCAGTGGCCTTCCCACCCAGCACTGAACCTACCTTTGTCACTGTGCCCCAGAGGGGCTTTGGCGAACCCTTTGTGCTGAACCCGGGCATCTGGGCCTTGCTGGTTGAGGCTGAAGGTGTACTCTTG GACTACGTGGTCTTACTGCCCAGCACCTACTATGAGGCAGCTCTCCTGCAGCATCGAGTAACGGAGGCCTGTACCTATCGTCCCTCAGCCTTGCACTCCACAGAAAA CTGTCTCCTCTATGCTCACCTACCCCTGGATGGCTTCCCTTCAGCAGCTGGAACTGAGGCCCTGTGTCGCCATGACAACAGCCTACCCCGGCTCTGTCCCACAGAGCAGCTCAGCCCTTCACACCCGCCGCTGGCAACATGCGTTGGCAGTGAT GTGGACATCCAGCTTGAGATGGCAGTGCCTCAGCCAGGCCGGTATGCTCTCGTGGTGGAATATCTCAGTGAGGATTCACACCAGGAGATGGGCGTGTCTGTGCACACCCCTCAGAGAGCCCCCCAGCAAGGGATGCTCAACCTCCACCCCTGCCCATACAG CTCCCTGTGCCGGAGTCCGGCTCGGGATACCCAGCATCATCTAGCCGTCTTCTACCTGGACTCTGAGGCCAGCATCCGGCTCACAGCTGAGCAGGCTCACTTCTTCCTG CACAGCGTCACCCTGGTCCCTGTGGAGGAGTTTAGCACTGAGTTTGTGGAGCCCCGGGTCTTCTGTGTGAGCAGTCATGGAACTTTCAACCCCAGCAG CGCTGCCTGTCTAGCCTCCCGATTCCCAAGGCCACCGCAGCCCATCATCCTTAAGGACTGCCAGGTCTTGCCGCTGCCTCCCGACCTGCCTCTGACTCAGTCTCAGGAGCTCGCACCGGGTGCACCCCCAGCGGGACCACAGCCTCGGCCGCCGACTGCGGTGGACCCCAATGCAGAACCCACTTTGCTGCGTCACCCACAG GGCACAGTGGTCTTTACCACCCAGGTGCCTACCCTGGGCCGCTATGCCTTCCTGCTGCACAGCTACCAACCAGTCCACCCCTCCTTCCCTGTGGAGGTACTTATCAACGGTGGTCGAATCTGGCAGG GCCACGCCAATGCCAGCTTCTGTCCACATGGTTATGGCTGCCGTATCCTGGTGTTGTGTGAGGGTCAAACGATGCTGGATGTTACAGACAACGAACTCACCGTGACCGTGCGTGTGCCAGAAGGCCGGTGGCTCTGGCTG GACTACGTACTGGTCGTTCCTGAAGACGCTTACAGCTCCAGCTACCTCCAAGAGGAGCCCCTGGACAAATCCTATGACTTCATCAGTCATTGTGCCACCCAAGGCTACCACATTAG TCCCAGCAGCTCATCCCCGTTCTGCCGGAACGCTGCCACCTCCTTGTCTCTCTTCTACAACAATGGGGCCCTCCCTTGCGGTTGCCACGAGGTGGGCGCCGTAAGCTCCACCTGCGAACCCTTCGGAGGCCAGTGCCCCTGCCGGGGCCACGTCATTGGCCGGGACTGCTCCCGCTGCGCCACCGGCTACTGGGGCTTCCCCAACTGTCGGC CCTGTGACTGCGGAGCCCGCCTGTGCGATGAGCTCACAGGCCAGTGTATCTGTCCTCCACGCACTGTGCCCCCTGACTGCCTGGTCTGCCAGCCACAGAGTTTTGGTTGCCACCCTTTGGTGGGTTGTGAAGAGTGTAACTGCTCAGGGCCCGGTGTCCAGGAGCTGACGGACCCCACCTGTGACATGGACAGCGGCCAGTGCAG ATGCAGACCCAATGTAGCTGGGCGTCGTTGTGATACCTGTGCACCAGGCTTCTATGGTTATCCTAGCTGTCGCCCCTGTGACTGCCATGAGGCAGGCACCATGGCTAGCGTATGTGACCCCCTCACAGGCCAGTGCCATTGCAAG GAGAATGTACAGGGCTCAAGATGTGACCAGTGCCGCGTGGGGaccttctctttggatgctgcTAACCCCAAGGGCTGTACCCGCTGCTTCTGTTTCGGGGCCACAGAACGCTGTGGGAATTCTAACCATGCCCGCCATGAG TTCGTCGACATGGAGGGCTGGGTGCTGTTGAGCAGTGACCGGCAGGTGGTACCCCACAAGCATCGGCCCGAGACAGAGCTGCTGCATGCAGATCTACGCCTTGTGGCTGATACTTTCCCAGAGCTGTACTGGCAGGCTCCGCCCTCCTACCTGGGAGACAGG GTGTCATCCTACGGTGGGACCCTCCACTATGAGCTACACTCAGAGACCCAGCGAGGTGACGTCTTCATTCCTTATGAGAGCCGGCCGGACGTGGTGCTGCAG GGCAACCAAATGAGCATCGCCTTCCTGGAACTGGCGTACCCTCCGCCGGGCCAAGTTCACCGAGGACAGCTGCAGCTCGTAGAG GGGAACTTCCGGCACTTGGAGACTCACAACCCAGTGTCCCGAGAGGAGCTTATGATGGTGCTGGCCGGCCTGGAGCAGCTGCAGATCCGTGCTCTCTTCTCACAGACCTCTTCCACTGTCTCCTTGCGTAGGGTGGTACTAGAAGTGGCTAGTGAGGCAGGCAGGGGGCCTCCAGCCAGCAATGTGGAACTGTGTATGTGCCCTGCCAACTACCGTGGGGACTCATGCCAG GAATGCGCCCCTGGCTATTACCGGGACACCAAGGGTCTCTTCCTGGGCCGATGTGTCCCCTGTCAGTGCCATGGCCATTCAGACCGCTGCCTTCCTGCTTCTGGAATTTGTGTG GGCTGCCAGCACAACACGGAAGGGGACCAGTGTGAGCGCTGCAGGCCTGGCTTTGTCAGCAGTAATCCCAGTGACCCTGCATCTCCCTGTGTGAGCTGCCCTTGCCCTTTGGCAGTGCCCTCCAATAA TTTTGCAGACGGTTGCATCTTAAGAAATGGCCGAACCCAGTGCCTCTGCAGGCCAGGCTATGCTGGTGCCTCCTGTGAGCG GTGTGCACCTGGATTTTTTGGGAACCCTCTGGTGCTGGGCAGCTCCTGTCAGCCCTGTGACTGCAGCGGTAATGGAGACCCCAACATGATCTTCAGTGACTGTGACCCCCTGACCGGCGCTTGTCGAGGCTGCCTCCGTCACACCACTGGGCCCCACTGTGAAAGCTGTGCCCCTGGTTTCTATGGCGATGCTTTGTTGCCAGGCAACTGCACCC GGTGTGACTGTTCCCCATGCGGGACAGAAACCTGTGATCCCCGGAGCGGGCGTTGCCTGTGCAAGGCAGGCGTGACTGGTCAACGTTGTGACCGCTGTTTG GAAGGACACTTCGGCTTTGAGCAATGCCAGGGTTGCCGCCCTTGTGCCTGTGGACCAACTGCCGAGGGCTCCGAATGCCACCCTCAGACTGGTCAGTGTCACTGCCAGCCAGGGACCACAGGACCCCAGTGCCTCGAGTGTGCCCCTGGCTACTGGGGGCTCCCGGAGAAGGGCTGCAGGC GCTGCCAGTGTCCCCGAGGTCATTGTGATCCACACACGGGCCGCTGCACCTGTCCCCCAGGGCTCAGTGGGGAGCGCTGTGACACCTGCAGCCAGCAGCACCAGGTGCCTGTACCGGGCAGGCCTGGGGGCCATGGCATACACTGTGAAG TATGTGACCACTGTGTGGTCCTGCTTCTGGATGACCTCGAGCGGGCTGGCGCCCTCCTCCCCTCCATCCGTGAGCAGCTGCAGGGTATCAATGCCAGCTCTGCAGCCTGGGCCAGGCTGCACAGGCTGAATGCCTCCATCGCTGACCTGAAG agTAAGCTCAGGAGGCCACTGGGACCCCGCTATCCAACAGCGCAGCAGCTACAGACTCTAGAGGAGCAGAGTATGAATCTTCAACAGGACACAGAGAGGCTGGGCAGTCAG GCCACAGGGGTCCAAGAGCGTGCGGACCAGCTGCTGGACAACACAGAATCCACACTGGGCCGGGCACAGAAGTTGTTGGAGACTGTACAAGCTGTGAACCGTGCCCTGAGTG AGCTGGCATCTCACATGGGCCAAGGATTTCCAGACAATGCCTCAGCACCGTCTGGTGAGCAGCTGCGCTGGGCACTGGCTGAAGTGGAGCGGCTACTCTGGGATATGCGGACTCGTGACCTGGGGGCCCCACAGGCAGTGGCAGAGGCTGAACTGACAGAAGCACAGAGGC TGATGGCTCGTGTCCGGGAGCAGCTGACCAGCTTATGGGAGGAGAACCAGTCATTGGCCTCACGTATTCAGGACCAGCTGGCTCAGTATGAGTCTGGCCTCATGGATCTTCGTGAGGCCCTGAACCAGGCGGTCAATACTACCAGGGAGACTGAAGAACTCAACAGCCGTAACCAGGAGCGGCTGAGGGAAGCCCTG CAATGGAAACAGGAACTGTCCCAGGACAACGCCACCCTAAGGGCCACTCTTGAAGCTGCCAGCCTCACCCTGGGCCATGTTTCTGAGCTTCTGCAGGGCATAGACCAGGCTAAGAAG GACCTGGAGCACCTGGCAGCCAGCCTGGATGGAGCCTGGACACCCTTACTGAAGAGGATGCAGGCCTTTTCCCCAGCCAGCAGCAAGGTGGACTTAGTGGAGGCTGCTGAGGCCCACGCTCAGAAGCTGAACCAGCTGGCCATCGACCTGTCTGG CATCATCCTTGGCATCAATCAGGACCGCTTCATTCAGAGGGCCGTGGAAGCCTCTAATGCCTATAGCAGCATCCTGCAGGCCGTTCAGGCTGCTGAAGATGCCGCAGGCCAGGCACTGAGGCAGGCCAGCCGCACATGGGAG ATGGTGGTGCAGCGGGGCCTAGCAGCTGGAGCTCGGCAGCTGTTAGCCAACAGCAGTGCCCTGGTGGAGGCCATCCTTGGGCACCAGAGGACGCTGGGCCTTG CTCAGGGCCGCCTGCAGGCTGCGGGGACCCAGCTTCATGATGTCCAGGCTAAGAAGAACCAGCTGGCAGCCCAGATCCGGGAGGCACAAGCCATGCTGGCTATGAACACAA GCGAGACCAGTGAGAAGATTGTTCACGCCAAGGCTGTGGCTGCTGAAGCCCTCAACACGGCCACCTACGTGCAGTCTCAGCTTCAGGATATGCAGAAGAATGTGGAGAGGTGGCAGAGCCGGCTGGGGGGCCTGCGAGGCCAAGACCTGAGCCAGGTGGAACGGGATGCAAGCAGTTCAG TGTCCACCTTGGAGAAGACGTTGCCACAGCTGCTGGCCAAACTGAGCCGTCTGGAGAACCGTGGTGTGCACAACGCCAGCCTGGCCTTGTCTGACAACATTGGTCGTGTGCGCAAGCTCATTGCCGAAGCCCGGAGTGCCGCCAACAAG GTCAAGGTGTCGATGAAGTTCAGTGGGCGTTCAGGGGTACGACTGCGCACCCCACGAGACCTTGCTGACCTTGCTGCCTACACTTCCCTCAAGTTCTACATCCAGAGCCCAGTGCCAGCGCCCACACCTGGCGAGAACACCGGGGACCGCTTTGTTCTGTACATGGGCAGCCGACAG GCCACTGGGGACTACATGGGAGTGTCTCTGCGTAATCAGAAGGTGCACTGGGTGTACAGGCTAGGTGAGGCTGGCCCCACAACTCTCAGCATTGACGAGAACATTGGGGAGCAGTTTGCAGCCATCAGCATCGACAG GACCCTCCAGTTTGGCCACATGTCTGTCACAGTGGAGAAGCAGATGGTTCACGAGATCAAGGGGGACACGGTGGCCCCTGGGAGGGAGGGGCTACTCAACCTGCATGCTGACGATTTTGTCTTCTACGTGGGAGGATACCCCAGCAACTTCACG CCTCCTGAACCCCTCCGATTCCCTGGCTACCTGGGCTGCATTGAGATGGACACACTGAACGAGGAGGTGGTCAGCCTCTATAATTTTGAGCAGACCTTCAAGCTGGACACTGCAGTGGACAAGCCTTGTGCTCG CTCCAAGGCCACCGGTGACCCATGGCTCACAGATGGCTCCTACCTGGATGGCAGTGGCTTTGCCCGCATCAGCTTTGAGAAACAGTTCAGCAACACAAAACGCTTTGACCAGGAGCTGCGGCTTGTATCCTACAACGGGATCATCTTTTTCCTCAAGCAAGAG AGTCAGTTCTTGTGCCTGGCAGTGCAGGAAGGCACCCTCGTGCTCTTCTATGACTTCGGCTCTGGCCTGAAGAAGGCCGACCCACTGCAGCCCCCACAAGCTTTGACAGCAGCAAGCAAAGCG ATCCAAGTGTTTGTCCTGGCTAGCCCCCGTAAACGTGTGCTGGTGCGCGTGGAGCGGGCCACTGTGTTCAGCATAGATCAGGATAGCATGCTGGAGATGGCTGATGCCTACTACTTGGGAGGCGTGCCACCCGAGCAGCTCCCCCCAAG CCTGCGGCAGCTCTTCCCCTCAGGAGGCTCCATCCGTGGCTGCATCAAGGGTATCAAGGCTCTGGGCAAGTATGTGGACCTCAAACGATTGAACACCACGGGCATCAGCTTCGGCTGCACTGCTGACCTGCTAGTGGGACGTACGATGACTTTCCACGGTCACggcttcctgcctctggctctcctCGATGTGGCGCCCATCACCGCCGAGGTCTATTCTGGCTTTGGCTTCCGTGGCACCCAGGACAACAACCTGCTGTATTACCGTACCTCCCCG GATGGGCCATACCAGGTATCCCTGAGGGAGGGCCATGTGACACTCCATTTTATGAACAGAGAGGTGCAAACTCAACGGGTCTTTGCTGATGGCTCTCCTCACTATGTTGCCTTCTACAGCAATGCCACAGG GGTATGGCTTTATGTGGATGACCAGCTACAACCAGTAAAGTCCCACGTGAGAACATCCCCCATGCTCCAGCTCCAGCCCGAGGAACCCACACGGcttctcctgggaggcctgcctaTGTCTGGAACCTTCCACAACTTCAGTGGCTGCATCAGCAATGTTTTTGTGCAGCG ACTTCGGGGACCACAGCGTGTGTTTGACCTGCAGCAGAACATGGGGAGTGTTAATGTGAGCACAGGCTGCACACCAGCCCAGCTCATCCAGACGTCAAGGGCCATGGCTCAGAAG GTTTCCCGCCGCAGTCGCCAGCCCAGCCAGGACCTTGCCTGCACGACACCCTGGCTCCTTGGAACTATTCAGGATGCATACCAGTTTGGGGGACCCCTGCCCAGTTACCTGCAGTTTGTGGGCATCTCCCCATCCCGCAGGAATAG GCTCCACCTCTCGATGCTCGTGCGCCCACAGGCGGCTTCCCAGGGCATCTTGCTCTCTGCAGCCCCAATGTCGGGCCACAGTCCTTCACTGGTACTCTTTCTAAAGCATGGACGCTTTGTTGCACAGACTGAGGGTCCTGAGCCCCGGCTCCAGGTCCAGAGTCGCCAGCACTCACGGGCTGGCCAGTGGCACAGG GTGTCTGTCCGCTGGGGACTGCAGCAGGTCCAGCTTGTGGTAGATGGCAGCCAGACCTGGAGCCAGAAGGCACCCCGCCATCGGGCCCACAGAGCAGAGCGCCCACAGTCCTACACCCTCTTTGTAGGAGGTCTCCCTGCCAGTAGTTACAGCTCCAAGCTCGCT GTGTCTGTGGGGTTCAGCGGCTGTATGAAGAAATTACAGCTGGATAAGCGGCCACTGAGGACCCCCACGCGAATGGTGGGGGTCACACCCTGTGTCTCAGGCCCCCTAGAAGATGGCCTGTTCTTCCCAGGCAGTGATGGAGTTGTCACATTAG agctcccagaggcCAAGATGCCCTATGTGAGCCTGGAGCTAGAGGTGCGGCCCTTGGTAGCGGCTGGCCTCATCTTCCACCTGGGCCAGACCCAGGCCACGCCCTCCGTGCAGCTGCAGGTGCTAACAGAACAG GTCCTGCTGCGAGCTAACGATGGGGCAGGAGAGTTCTCCACGTGGGTTTCCTACCCCAAGCTTTGTGATGGACGGTGGCATCGAGTGGCAG TGATCAAGGGCAGGAACACACTCCGGCTGGAAGTAGACACACAGAGCAACCACACCACAGGCCATTCGCCAGAGACCTTGGCTGACTCTCCAGCACTTCTGCACCTTGGGAGCGTGCCCA AGTCTTCAATTGCTCGGTCAGAGACCCCTGCCTACCGAGGATGCTTGAGGAGACTGCGGGTCAACGGGGCCCCTGTCAACATGACTGCTGCTCGAATCCAGGGAGCGGTGGGGATGAGCGGATGCCCCTCGGGAACCCTAGCACTTTCCAAGCAGAGAAAGGAACTGACCCAGAGGCAGGCCAACCCCAGTGTCTTCCCGTGA